From the Trichocoleus desertorum ATA4-8-CV12 genome, the window AATTTGGTCTCTAGCTAAAAAAGCCGCTAGACTACAGCATAAATCGCCTTTGCTCCAAAAGCTTAAGAAATTTTTTAGATTCTTAGAACTATTGCTAAATAGTTCAGAATCAGGTTTAAAGCTCTGATTTTTAGCGAATTGTTCAGTTTTCGCTCGAAATACACTAAAATCTAGCTTCAGATTCGGTTTAAGCGTGATTAATTATTCCATCGGCTTCACCAACGGTTAATGCGTTACGGTTGTACCTAAGCAACCCTAAGAAATTTTGTTCACTTGCTAGTGGCTAAGTTAGTGTCTAGCTATTTCACCAGTTCGCACTCATTAGAGGTTGTGTTTCAAGGATGCAACATTTAAGGTAAGTAGAGTTTAGAAAACATTAAAGACAATTACGGTCAGTGGTGTTTTGTCTCAAAAATTTCGGTTTTTTTACGAATTTCTTGTAAAATCAAGAACTAAGAAATCTTGTATGCGGTTGATTCATGCTTTATCGAGAAAATCTAGAGCGTTCAACCTAACCCAGTTCAACCTGACCCAGTAGCTACGAGCCAGTTCGCTACATCGAAGCGCCAGATTGCCGCTTCAGAAATGCCTCGTCCAAGCTTTGTTAGGAATGCCAGGTGCACTCGTTTCGTCCCTGAGGCAGGATATGGATTTGAAATGTTTCCTGGAAACCGATCAGCCAAGTTGGGTCGAGCAACCTTTGGTCTTGGCTGTGGATGACGATGAGGACAATTTATTACTGATTACCCAAGTACTGAGCTTGTCCAACTATTCGTTCATTACGGCAACGAATGGCTTGATGGCTTTAAGCATGGCTGAAGAGCGGTTGCCAGACTTAATTCTGCTAGATGTGATGTTACCTGATCTCGATGGTGCAGAACTCGTGCGGTGCTTAAGACAGAACCCGCAAACTGTGAAGATTCCTGTCATTGCAGTCACGGCAATGGCGAGAACGGAAGACCGAGATCGCCTTCTAGCAGCAGGGTGCAATGCCTACATTAGCAAACCTTACATGGTCGATGACCTAGAAGAGCTTATTCGTCACTATCTCTATTCTCCTCCGCCCCCTGCTTTTTAGCTTTGGGGATGGAAGCTGGGTCACGGACAGTGGGAATTGCTTTCAAAACAACGATCGTGCCTGTACGTCCAGTGTCAATTTTGCCATCGCTGAGGAGATCTAACACCTCTATCCCTAGAACTTCCTGAATCAATTCCCTCAACTGCGGCTCAATCGCTTTAGCTAGATCTGCACGAACTTGTTTGGCGAGTTCTTCTTGACCACTGCTCGCCAACAACTGTTCTGGAGGGGTAATGGAGTCTTCTAGAACGATCGCTAACTTTTCATCAAAGAGCTGGCACATCACTTTACTAGGTTGATGCCCAAGTTGCTCGCGATAAAGCGCCTGAATCCGCTGCGAGAGAGTACGTTCTAGTTGCCCACGGGTAGGGGTAGCTGACATAGACGAAAGGGTGACCAAAAGATAACAGGTTTGAAATCTAGCAATGTAAAGCTGTGCAAACCTTATTGGAGCTTTATTAGGAATTATTTCTGTTCATTAATCTACCACATGAGTGTTTTTACTTTTCTTATTTCCCACAAAATTTACCTACTTAGATAGTTGTTTTTTATTTAATACCTCCTACGAATCAACGGTACGGTTTTTGGCGGGAAGACCTGCACAGAGGTTTGATCTGAGAGCGATCAAGTTGCCGCTTATCAAGGATCGTTTTGAGTTAGCGAGGGTGTCTGCGGAATCAGAGCGATCGCAACTGTTGAAGTAAACAAGGGCACTTTGTTAGGTAAGAAGTGACCCGCTTCTACTTAAGAACTCAAAATTCAGAGCAACTCTAATGACTGGAAAGTCAACTCGATCGGCATTACCCAACCCACGCGGAATGCAATCCCTGCCATCTGCTAGTACGGCTCTCTATATTGCTGGGGGAGTGACCCTTCTCCTAGGAGCAATGCTTTTCCGCCCCTTTGTCATCGTCAACGCCGGGGAACGGGGCGTAGTGATGCACTTTGGCAAAGTCCAAAATCAAGTGCTGGATGAAGGCATCCACGCAGTGATGCCAGTTTTGACCTCGGTGAAGAAAATGAGTGTCCGAGTGCATAAAGACGACATTAACGCCCGCGCTGCATCCAAAGACCTACAGGATGTCACCACCGAAGTAGCCATCAACTGGCATATTGATCCGGCGCAAGTTAATACGGTGTATCAACGGGTTGGCAACAAAGAGCAAATTGTCAGCGGTATTATTACGCCTGCGGTTTCTGAAGTAGTGAAAGCCGCGACTGCCAAAAAGAATGTAGAAGAAATTCTCACCAAGCGCACCGAGCTGAAAGGCGAAATCGATGACCAGTTAAAGAAACGGTTGGCCTCTTACGGGCTGTTGGTAGATGATGTCTCACTGGTCAACTTTGGGTTCTCACCAGAGTTCAACAAAGCGATCGAAGCGAAGCAAATTGCTGAACAAGAGGCAAAACAAGCAGAATTTACGGCCCTACGAGCCAAGCAAGATGCAGAAGCGGCTGTGAACCGAGCGAAAGGTCAAGCCGAAGCTCAAAGATTGCAGCGACTCACGCTCACGCCAGAGCTATTGCAACAGCAGGCGATCGAGAAATGGGATGGTCGTTTCCCAACAGTGATGGGTGGCAACGGCACTCTACCGTTAGTCAATATCGATCCTGCGACCTTAAATCAGCGTCGTTAAAACGTAGCCCGAGTTAGACACCCAACTTAGGCGCAGCTGTAACGCCCGAACTCACAGACAGGGCAGATGATGCGATCGCTCCCAACATCCAATCTGATTGAAGACTGCTTAAACCTGCCCAAACAAAAAGGTAGCGATCGCAACCAAAGCAGACTGACTGAAAGCTGAGAGCTTAAGAACTTGTTAAAAGTCAGGGAAAGTCTAAATTTCTAGGGCTACCTTGGTTTTCAAGATACCTCCTAACTGGGTTTTACAGCTCCACCTCTTGTAGCGGAATGCACCGGGGTGGAGCTTCTGTGTTGTATAGGGGTTAAAGAAGTGGCTTAACGAGTGCGGGTAATATCAATCGTGATTCTGCCGCCGAAATCGGGGATGGGGGCAGCAGGTTTAGACAACTGCACACGGACTTGCTCTACAACTGGTTGATCTGGGTGGGCAGGCAATTGCAGCAAAGCTTCGGCGATCGCGCTAGCTAATCTCTCTACCAATGCAAATTTGCTGGTTTTAACCAGTTGCTTCACCGTTTCAATGGCGTTGCGGTAGTCGAGCGTGTCTTCAATGCGATCGCTAGCTCCCGACTTGGACAAGTCCAGCCACAAGGTTAAATCCACTTCAAACCATTGGCCCAAAACTTGTTCTTCTGGCAAAAAGCCCGTGTATCCGTAAACCCGAATTCCCGTCAGTTGAATGCAGTCCATGTATAGATTCAGCGGTAAAGCAGTTGAAAGCAAGGTGACTCTGTAGGGGCGAATTGCGATTGCCCTCATAGGTGTGTTGCTACAGAAGTGGGGTCTACAGATCCCGGTGAGTAAAGGGTTTAGCGTTAGAGCCAGAGTAGGTAGCAGCAATGTGCCCATCTCCGGTGATCTCATACTTATAAGTCACCAATCCTTCTAGACCTACAGGACCGCGAGGTGGCATCTTTTGGGTGCTGATGCCCACTTCCGCCCCAAAGCCGTAGCGGAAACCATCAGCAAAGCGAGTCGAGCAGTTTTGGTACACCCCAGCCGCATCGACTTCCGCCAGAAACTGAGCCGCTGCTTTGGGGTCTTCTGTGGCGATCGCTTCTGTATGCCGAGAGCCATAAGTATTAATGTGGTCGATCGCGGCAGCTAAATCGTCTACCACTTTAATAGACAGAATTAAATCGCTGTACTCGGTGGACCAGTCGGCTTCTGTAGCGGCAGCAATATTCAAAATTGCTCTAGTACGTTCATCTCCACGCAGTTCGACGTTCTTTGATTGGAGCGCTGGAGCTGCTTCTAGCAAAAACTCAGACGCAATGGCTTGGTGAACCAGCAGTGTTTCGATCGCGTTGCAAGCCGCCGGATATTGGATTTTAGAGTCTACGGCGATCGCCACCGCTTTTTTAATATCAGCCGCCTTATCTACATATAAATGACAGATACCA encodes:
- a CDS encoding response regulator; translation: MDLKCFLETDQPSWVEQPLVLAVDDDEDNLLLITQVLSLSNYSFITATNGLMALSMAEERLPDLILLDVMLPDLDGAELVRCLRQNPQTVKIPVIAVTAMARTEDRDRLLAAGCNAYISKPYMVDDLEELIRHYLYSPPPPAF
- a CDS encoding DUF2294 domain-containing protein, with product MSATPTRGQLERTLSQRIQALYREQLGHQPSKVMCQLFDEKLAIVLEDSITPPEQLLASSGQEELAKQVRADLAKAIEPQLRELIQEVLGIEVLDLLSDGKIDTGRTGTIVVLKAIPTVRDPASIPKAKKQGAEENRDSDE
- a CDS encoding prohibitin family protein, which encodes MQSLPSASTALYIAGGVTLLLGAMLFRPFVIVNAGERGVVMHFGKVQNQVLDEGIHAVMPVLTSVKKMSVRVHKDDINARAASKDLQDVTTEVAINWHIDPAQVNTVYQRVGNKEQIVSGIITPAVSEVVKAATAKKNVEEILTKRTELKGEIDDQLKKRLASYGLLVDDVSLVNFGFSPEFNKAIEAKQIAEQEAKQAEFTALRAKQDAEAAVNRAKGQAEAQRLQRLTLTPELLQQQAIEKWDGRFPTVMGGNGTLPLVNIDPATLNQRR
- the folB gene encoding dihydroneopterin aldolase, whose protein sequence is MDCIQLTGIRVYGYTGFLPEEQVLGQWFEVDLTLWLDLSKSGASDRIEDTLDYRNAIETVKQLVKTSKFALVERLASAIAEALLQLPAHPDQPVVEQVRVQLSKPAAPIPDFGGRITIDITRTR